The following are encoded in a window of Providencia rettgeri genomic DNA:
- the hisF gene encoding imidazole glycerol phosphate synthase subunit HisF, producing MLAKRIIPCLDVRDGQVVKGVQFRNHEIIGDIVPLAQRYAQEGADELVFYDITASSDGRVVDKSWVAKVAEVIDIPFCVAGGIKSVEDASQILSFGADKISINSPALSDPTLITRLADRFGVQCIVVGIDTWFDESTNEYQVYQFTGDEKRTTQTRWRTLDWVKEVQQRGAGEIVLNMMNQDGVRQGYDLVQLRKVREICQVPLIASGGAGEKVHFLDAFADAGVDGALAASVFHKQIINIGDLKQYLAENGVQIRVC from the coding sequence CTTGTTTGGACGTTCGCGACGGACAAGTCGTTAAAGGTGTCCAATTTCGTAACCACGAGATCATCGGCGACATTGTGCCGTTAGCACAGCGCTACGCACAAGAAGGCGCTGACGAGCTGGTCTTTTATGATATTACCGCATCGTCTGATGGCCGGGTTGTTGATAAAAGTTGGGTCGCTAAAGTTGCAGAAGTGATTGATATCCCGTTTTGCGTTGCGGGCGGGATCAAAAGCGTGGAAGATGCATCGCAAATTTTATCTTTTGGTGCAGATAAAATTTCAATTAACTCTCCGGCACTGTCTGATCCGACCTTGATCACCCGTTTAGCCGACCGCTTTGGCGTACAATGTATCGTTGTGGGCATTGATACTTGGTTCGATGAGAGTACCAATGAGTATCAGGTGTACCAATTTACGGGGGATGAAAAACGCACGACGCAAACACGCTGGAGAACCCTTGATTGGGTAAAAGAAGTCCAACAACGCGGTGCGGGTGAAATCGTATTAAATATGATGAACCAAGACGGTGTACGCCAAGGGTATGATCTGGTACAGCTGAGAAAAGTACGTGAAATATGCCAAGTGCCATTGATTGCCTCTGGTGGCGCGGGCGAAAAAGTGCATTTTCTTGATGCCTTTGCTGATGCTGGTGTCGATGGTGCCTTAGCCGCTTCCGTCTTCCACAAACAAATTATTAATATCGGTGACTTAAAACAATACCTAGCCGAAAATGGAGTTCAAATTAGAGTATGTTAA
- the hisIE gene encoding bifunctional phosphoribosyl-AMP cyclohydrolase/phosphoribosyl-ATP diphosphatase HisIE produces the protein MLTSEQCSQLAWQKVDNLMPVIVQHAVSGDVLMLGYMNPEALQVTLDSRKVTFYSRTKQRLWTKGETSNHFLNLVDIYPDCDSDTLLALALPDGPTCHNGTQSCFAPAQSDWGFLFELETLLKERKTASPESSYTARLYASGTKRIAQKVGEEGVETALAATVNDRAELTNEAADLMYHLMVLLQDQDLDLSAIIKRLKERHQ, from the coding sequence ATGTTAACCTCAGAACAATGCAGCCAACTGGCATGGCAAAAAGTCGACAATCTGATGCCTGTTATCGTGCAACACGCGGTTTCAGGAGATGTGCTAATGCTGGGATATATGAACCCAGAAGCATTACAAGTCACCTTAGACAGCCGTAAAGTGACCTTTTATTCAAGAACCAAGCAACGTTTGTGGACAAAAGGTGAAACCTCTAATCACTTTCTAAACTTAGTCGATATCTACCCTGATTGCGATAGCGATACGCTATTAGCGCTCGCCCTACCCGATGGCCCAACCTGCCATAACGGGACGCAAAGCTGTTTTGCCCCGGCACAAAGCGATTGGGGCTTTTTATTTGAGCTAGAAACACTGTTAAAAGAGCGTAAAACCGCTTCACCAGAAAGCTCTTATACTGCTCGCCTATATGCAAGTGGCACCAAACGTATTGCACAAAAAGTGGGGGAAGAAGGCGTCGAAACCGCACTCGCCGCTACCGTCAATGATCGTGCCGAATTAACCAACGAAGCCGCGGATTTGATGTACCATTTAATGGTTTTACTGCAAGACCAAGACCTTGATTTAAGTGCGATTATCAAACGGCTAAAAGAGCGCCATCAGTAA
- a CDS encoding YbaK/prolyl-tRNA synthetase associated domain-containing protein — protein MWFLKEKTVSENVIFRQLTELLDNNGAKYRVMEHASAGKSEEVAKIRGTQLGQGAKGLVCHVKGNGVRQHVLAILPADKQADLSKIALAIGGTRASLASPKEVDELTQCVFGAIPPFSFHPNLKLIADPLLFKRFEELAFNAGTLERSIILNTEDYQRIAAPTLVEFIRTEES, from the coding sequence ATGTGGTTTTTAAAGGAAAAAACGGTGTCAGAAAACGTAATTTTTAGGCAATTAACCGAATTATTGGATAATAATGGTGCCAAATACCGTGTGATGGAACACGCTAGCGCGGGGAAGTCAGAAGAGGTAGCAAAAATTCGTGGAACGCAACTTGGCCAAGGTGCTAAGGGGCTAGTATGCCATGTAAAAGGTAATGGGGTTCGCCAACATGTCCTAGCCATCTTACCCGCTGATAAACAAGCCGATTTAAGCAAGATTGCGTTAGCAATAGGTGGCACTCGTGCTTCCTTAGCGAGTCCAAAAGAAGTGGACGAACTGACTCAGTGTGTCTTCGGTGCTATTCCCCCATTTAGCTTTCACCCTAATTTAAAATTAATTGCAGATCCGCTGTTATTTAAACGCTTTGAGGAGCTTGCCTTTAATGCGGGTACATTAGAACGCTCTATTATTTTAAATACGGAAGATTACCAAAGAATAGCCGCTCCCACTTTGGTCGAATTTATTCGTACAGAAGAAAGCTAA
- a CDS encoding CatB-related O-acetyltransferase, translated as MSEKHWSKYQLLHEVVQNPNIHIKGHHSYYSDCWDDGFENSVVRYLQGDEQSRDWLLSWDVDQLYIGDYVCIGSEAVILMGGNHTHRIDWFCLYPFLEYIEEAYVGKGDTVIGDGAWIGMRAFIMPGVKIGEGAVVAANSMVVKDVEPYCIVGGNPAKPISYRFSPDIISELLALKIYEWPEQKFNALKRLICGSDFVALKKASQEYDRRLIS; from the coding sequence ATGAGTGAGAAACATTGGTCAAAATACCAGTTATTACATGAAGTTGTGCAAAACCCCAATATCCATATTAAAGGCCACCATAGTTATTATAGTGATTGTTGGGATGACGGTTTTGAAAATTCCGTTGTACGTTATTTACAAGGGGACGAGCAAAGTCGTGATTGGCTGCTTTCATGGGATGTTGACCAACTGTATATCGGCGATTATGTTTGTATTGGCAGTGAAGCCGTAATTTTGATGGGGGGAAATCATACTCATCGAATAGACTGGTTCTGCTTGTATCCCTTCCTTGAATATATTGAAGAAGCTTATGTTGGGAAAGGGGATACAGTGATTGGGGATGGAGCATGGATTGGCATGCGGGCTTTTATCATGCCGGGTGTTAAAATTGGTGAGGGTGCGGTGGTAGCGGCGAATAGCATGGTGGTTAAAGATGTTGAGCCTTACTGTATCGTGGGGGGTAACCCAGCAAAGCCAATTAGTTACCGTTTTTCGCCAGATATTATCAGTGAATTATTGGCTCTGAAAATCTATGAGTGGCCAGAACAGAAGTTTAACGCATTAAAACGGCTTATTTGTGGTTCGGATTTTGTGGCATTAAAAAAAGCTAGCCAAGAGTATGATCGACGGCTAATAAGCTAG